Proteins encoded by one window of Primulina huaijiensis isolate GDHJ02 chromosome 1, ASM1229523v2, whole genome shotgun sequence:
- the LOC140984734 gene encoding serine/threonine-protein kinase STY13-like, which translates to MLEGPKFTGIIDLNRNHENYDFSQNFYRKLNEGSNMSIDSYGSLQMSNGGGSVAMSMDNSSVGSNDSNTRILGHQGLKHVHNYSVAASVNHGKASQGLSNDALAQALMNPRYPTQGLGDYDEWTIDLRKLNMGPAFAQGAFGKLYRGTYNGEDVAIKLLEKPENDTERAHLMEQQFQQEVMMLATLKHPNIVRFIGACRKPMVWCIVTEYAKGGSVRQFLMKRQNRAVPLKLAVKQALDVARGMAYVHGLNLIHRDLKSDNLLISADKSIKIADFGVARIEVQTEGMTPETGTYRWMAPEMIQHRPYTQKVDVYSFGIVLWELITGMLPFQNMTAVQAAFAVVNKGVRPTIPNDCLPALGQIMTLCWDVNPDVRPSFSEVVRMLEAAENEIMTTVRKARFRCCMNQPMTTD; encoded by the exons ATGTTGGAGGGTCCGAAATTTACTGGAATCATAGACCTAAACCGTAACCATGAGAATTATgatttttcccaaaatttctATCGCAAGCTAAATGAAGGATCAAACATGTCGATAGATAGTTATGGGAGCTTGCAGATGAGCAACGGTGGAGGGTCTGTTGCCATGTCGATGGACAACAGCAGTGTTGGATCAAATGATTCCAACACTCGTATCTTGGGTCACCAGGGGCTCAAGCATGTACACAACTATTCAGTTGCTGCTAGTGTCAATCATGGGAAAGCATCTCAAGGGCTGAGCAATGATGCGCTGGCTCAAGCTTTGATGAACCCTCGGTATCCCACACAGGGACTTGGTGACTATGATGAGTGGACCATTGACTTGAGGAAGCTGAACATGGGGCCAGCTTTTGCTCAAGGGGCTTTTGGAAAGCTGTACAGAGGCACGTATAATGGTGAGGATGTTGCAATTAAGCTTCTTGAGAAACCAGAGAATGATACAGAGAGGGCACACTTAATGGAGCAACAGTTTCAACAAGAGGTAATGATGTTAGCAACGTTGAAGCATCCAAATATTGTTCGCTTTATTGGTGCATGCCGCAAACCCATGGTCTGGTGTATTGTGACTGAATATGCGAAGGGAGGTTCAGTGAGGCAGTTCTTGATGAAGCGGCAGAACCGTGCTGTACCCCTTAAATTGGCTGTAAAGCAGGCTTTGGATGTGGCAAGAGGGATGGCCTATGTGCATGGGTTGAATTTAATCCATCGTGACTTGAAGTCCGATAATCTTTTAATATCTGCTGATAAATCCATCAAGATTGCGGATTTTGGTGTAGCTCGCATTGAGGTACAGACAGAAGGAATGACACCAGAGACGGGCACTTATCGTTGGATGGCGCC GGAGATGATTCAGCATAGGCCATATACACAAAAAGTTGATGTATATAGCTTTGGGATTGTGCTGTGGGAGCTTATAACTGGGATGCTTCCGTTCCAGAACATGACTGCCGTTCAGGCAGCATTTGCAGTTGTCAATAAAGGTGTTCGACCAACGATCCCCAATGATTGCCTTCCGGCTCTTGGTCAGATCATGACTCTTTGCTGGGATGTTAATCCCGACGTTAGGCCCTCATTCAGTGAGGTGGTCAGAATGCTCGAGGCTGCAGAGAATGAGATCATGACGACTGTTAGAAAGGCCCGTTTCAGGTGCTGCATGAATCAACCTATGACTACAGATTAA
- the LOC140984757 gene encoding beta-amyrin 28-monooxygenase-like has product MSPNPILKLPAQNHTNSIFIMEFFYVSLLSLFLFFVLLSLNFLFYRKKSTHGGTPLPPGKTGWPVVGESLEFLSTGWKGYPEKFIFDRIAKYSSQVFRTHLLGEPAAVFCGASGNKFLFSNENKLVQAWWPSSVDKVFPSSNQTSSKEEAIKMRKMLPNFFKPEALQRYVGIMDHIARRHFADGWENKEEIVVFPLAKNYTFWLACRLFVSIEDPIHVAKFADPFNLLASGLISIPIDLPGTPFNKAIKASNFIRKELISIIKQRKIDLAEGKATATQDILSHMLLTSDENGKFMNELDIADKILGLLIGGHDTASSACTFIVKYLAELPEIYDGVYKEQMEIANAKAPGELLNWEDIQKMKYSWNVACEVLRLAPPLQGAFREALSDFTFNGFSIPKGWKIYWSANSTHINPECFPDPRKFDPSRFEGSGPAPYTFVPFGGGPRMCPGKEYARLEILVFMHHLVKRFKWEKVIADEKIVVNPMPIPAKGLPVRLFPHQA; this is encoded by the exons ATGAGCCCAAATCCTATACTAAAATTACCTGCACAAAACCACACAAACAGCATTTTCATCATGGAATTCTTCTATGTATCTCTCCTCTCCCTCTTCCTCTTCTTTGTTCTTCTCTCCCTCAACTTCCTCTTTTACAGGAAGAAATCCACTCATGGAGGCACGCCCCTCCCTCCGGGGAAAACGGGATGGCCGGTTGTCGGTGAAAGCCTCGAGTTCCTCTCCACAGGCTGGAAGGGATACCCGGAGAAATTCATATTCGACCGAATAGCTAAGTACTCGTCTCAAGTATTCAGAACCCATCTTTTGGGCGAACCGGCAGCCGTTTTTTGTGGCGCGAGCGGCAACAAGTTCTTGTTTTCTAATGAGAATAAGCTTGTTCAAGCATGGTGGCCTAGTTCTGTGGACAAGGTGTTCCCATCTTCTAACCAAACTTCGTCCAAGGAAGAGGCTATCAAGATGAGAAAAATGCTACCAAATTTCTTTAAACCCGAAGCGTTGCAACGGTACGTGGGGATAATGGATCATATAGCGAGAAGACACTTTGCAGACGGGTGGGAAAACAAGGAAGAAATAGTGGTGTTCCCCCTCGCAAAGAACTACACTTTCTGGCTCGCGTGTAGGCTGTTTGTGAGCATTGAGGATCCAATTCATGTGGCTAAATTTGCTGATCCTTTCAATCTTTTGGCTTCTGGTTTGATCTCAATCCCTATAGACTTGCCCGGGACACCGTTTAACAAGGCGATCAAGGCATCAAATTTCATCAGGAAAGAGCTTATTTCCATCATCAAACAGCGAAAAATCGATCTAGCAGAGGGAAAAGCCACTGCTACACAAGACATACTGTCACACATGCTGCTTACAAGCGATGAAAATGGGAAATTCATGAATGAATTGGACATCGCTGATAAGATCTTGGGTCTGCTCATTGGTGGGCACGATACTGCTAGCTCAGCATGCACTTTCATCGTCAAATATCTTGCGGAGTTGCCTGAAATCTACGACGGAGTCTACAAGG AACAAATGGAAATTGCAAACGCAAAGGCTCCCGGTGAATTATTGAATTGGGAAGATATTCAAAAGATGAAATATTCATGGAATGTTGCGTGTGAAGTGTTGAGGCTTGCACCACCCCTCCAAGGCGCTTTTAGAGAAGCCCTCTCCGATTTCACCTTCAATGGTTTCTCTATTCCAAAGGGTTGGAAG aTATATTGGAGCGCGAACTCGACACACATCAATCCCGAGTGCTTCCCTGATCCGAGAAAGTTCGACCCATCTCGGTTTGAAGGATCCGGACCTGCCCCATATACATTTGTTCCGTTCGGCGGAGGCCCGAGAATGTGCCCCGGAAAGGAGTATGCCCGTCTAGAGATACTTGTATTCATGCATCATCTTGTCAAGAGATTCAAGTGGGAGAAAGTTATTGCCGATGAAAAGATTGTGGTGAACCCAATGCCTATTCCGGCCAAGGGACTGCCTGTTCGCCTTTTTCCACACCAGGCATGA